Proteins encoded together in one Cicer arietinum cultivar CDC Frontier isolate Library 1 chromosome 4, Cicar.CDCFrontier_v2.0, whole genome shotgun sequence window:
- the LOC105851921 gene encoding uncharacterized protein, with the protein MGFHWKGKFLSCISDGSPIQELEELAKVQELEEALEDTIQDIEHAKIPNNETLPDIEKEYESKLSAKEEEISSLKARLFESVTETCNVETVSRNVGDADLLKQIEVLKEKVEELEMDCTELTNENLELLFKLKEAKTASKDGGASEELLSNMLKDQSFSSFESEVSSNLFRIFHSEDMLQEKNAEKISNDSHTSIRDLQITTSRSEIQLSE; encoded by the exons ATGG GATTCCACTGGAAGGGGAAATTTCTCTCATGCATCAGTGATGGGAGCCCGATTCAAGAACTGGAAGAACTGGCTAAGGTGCAAGAACTGGAAGAGGCATTGGAGGATACGATTCAAGACATTGAACATGCAAAGATTCCAAACAACGAAACACTTCCAGATATCGAAAAGGAATATGAAAGCAAGTTATCTGCTAAAGAGGAAGAAATTTCAAGTTTGAAAGCAAGGTTGTTTGAATCTGTCACAGAAACCTGTAATGTGGAGACTGTGTCCAGAAATGTAGGTGACGCAGATCTTTTGAAACAAATCGAAGTACTGAAAGAGAAAGTTGAGGAACTTGAGATGGACTGTACTGAGCTGACAAATGAAAACCTTGAGCTTTTATTCAAGCTAAAAGAAGCAAAGACAGCTTCAAAAGATGGAGGTGCATCTGAAGAACTTTTGTCAAACATGCTCAAAGATCAATCTTTTTCTAGCTTTGAATCTGAAGTCAGCAGCAATTTATTTCGAATATTTCATTCAGAAGACATGCTCCAGGAGAAAAACGCTGAGAAGATTAGTAATGATAGTCATACTTCAATTCGAGACCTCCAAATCACCACTAGTAGAAGTGAGATTCAATTATCTGAATAA